A single region of the Halopiger xanaduensis SH-6 genome encodes:
- a CDS encoding RNA methyltransferase, with amino-acid sequence MSDDTAPNRPDDSDATLPDDRTPPAVAVVDAQSPGNVGTIARAMKNFGFEDLLLIDPPELDPDGEAYGFAGHAREDILPNATEITFDELVENYHTIGCTAVTNEDDRSHIRFPFSTPADLAERLPTVEAPTALVFGRERVGLTNEELARIDEICSIPGNEEYPVLNLGQAATVTLYELRTLTLSDDDTQLPDLERVRAPEPMYDRLYDQWADLLEEINHPDEKREKTMRMLRRVHGRADLTKREANTLLGLLRRATERPAEQSESESDP; translated from the coding sequence ATGTCGGACGACACTGCACCCAACCGGCCGGACGACTCGGACGCAACGCTCCCGGACGACCGAACGCCGCCCGCCGTCGCCGTCGTCGACGCCCAGTCGCCGGGTAACGTCGGCACGATCGCCCGGGCGATGAAGAACTTCGGGTTCGAGGACCTCCTGCTGATCGATCCCCCCGAGCTCGACCCCGACGGCGAGGCCTACGGCTTCGCGGGCCACGCTCGAGAGGATATTCTCCCGAACGCGACCGAGATCACGTTCGACGAACTCGTCGAGAACTACCACACGATCGGCTGTACGGCCGTCACCAACGAGGACGACCGCAGCCACATCCGGTTCCCGTTCTCGACGCCGGCGGACCTCGCCGAACGGCTGCCGACCGTCGAGGCGCCGACGGCGCTGGTATTCGGCCGCGAGCGCGTCGGCCTGACCAACGAGGAACTCGCGCGGATCGACGAGATCTGCTCGATTCCGGGCAACGAGGAGTATCCGGTGCTCAATCTCGGCCAGGCGGCGACGGTCACGCTCTACGAACTCCGGACGCTGACGCTGTCCGACGACGACACCCAGCTGCCGGACCTCGAGCGCGTCCGCGCGCCCGAACCGATGTACGATCGGCTCTACGACCAGTGGGCGGACCTCCTCGAGGAGATTAACCACCCCGACGAGAAACGGGAGAAGACGATGCGGATGCTCCGCCGCGTGCACGGCCGCGCCGATCTCACGAAGCGCGAGGCCAACACGCTGCTCGGCTTGCTCAGGCGCGCGACGGAACGGCCGGCAGAGCAGTCGGAGTCAGAGTCGGATCCGTAG
- a CDS encoding Cdc6/Cdc18 family protein gives MSANDDRDPLFRYDDPVFADERLLEITHLPGPDRIVGRDEQMQRVADALNPAIFGSEPNHLFIFGKTGTGKSLISRSVTKRVISEARRDDVTVKYAFIDCGEQNTEASVIKTIAQIVNEPDRSGISVPDRGLGTGDYYKRLWQAVDHCTDVTIVILDEIDMLEDDEVLRKLSRAGENRRISDSSIGIIGISNKIDFPDHLSERVKSSLSRDELVFSPYDANQLVEILEKRRDAFHDGVLSDDVIPLTAALAAQEHGDARKAIDILRNAGRIAKKQNDTRVTAEHVRDAKEKTEADRFNELIEGSPQQAKAILYALTLLTENSSEKEFPTKIIYNQYKEIARQLDFDVLSERRVQEILQEQNFLNVIQSEREGRGRGRGAHAKHRLLENPSIVKKVLLRDARLAPLEDADAADREDSAGTGPQP, from the coding sequence ATGTCCGCGAACGACGATCGTGATCCACTCTTTCGGTACGACGATCCGGTCTTCGCCGACGAGCGGCTGCTCGAGATCACGCACCTTCCGGGGCCGGACCGGATCGTCGGGCGTGACGAGCAGATGCAACGGGTCGCGGACGCTCTCAACCCGGCTATCTTCGGGAGCGAACCCAATCACCTGTTCATCTTCGGCAAGACCGGAACCGGCAAATCGCTCATCTCGCGGTCGGTCACCAAGCGCGTGATCTCGGAGGCCCGCCGCGACGACGTCACGGTGAAGTACGCCTTCATCGACTGCGGCGAACAGAACACGGAAGCGTCGGTCATCAAGACGATCGCCCAGATCGTTAACGAACCCGATCGGAGCGGTATCTCCGTCCCCGACCGCGGGTTGGGGACCGGCGACTACTACAAGCGCCTCTGGCAGGCCGTCGACCACTGCACCGACGTCACCATCGTGATCTTGGACGAGATCGACATGCTCGAGGACGACGAGGTCCTCCGGAAGCTCTCCCGCGCAGGGGAAAATCGGCGCATCTCGGACTCGAGCATCGGCATCATCGGCATCTCGAACAAGATCGACTTCCCCGATCACCTCTCCGAGCGCGTCAAGTCCAGCCTCTCTCGGGACGAACTCGTCTTCTCGCCGTACGACGCGAACCAGCTCGTCGAGATCTTAGAGAAGCGCCGCGACGCGTTCCACGACGGCGTGCTCTCCGACGACGTGATCCCGCTGACCGCCGCGCTGGCCGCGCAGGAACACGGGGACGCGCGCAAGGCGATCGACATCCTCCGCAACGCGGGGCGGATCGCGAAGAAGCAAAACGATACTCGGGTCACCGCCGAACACGTCCGAGACGCCAAGGAGAAGACCGAGGCCGACCGCTTCAACGAGCTGATCGAGGGCTCGCCCCAGCAGGCCAAGGCCATCCTCTACGCGCTGACGCTGCTGACCGAGAACAGCTCCGAGAAGGAGTTCCCGACCAAGATCATCTACAACCAGTACAAGGAGATCGCCCGCCAGCTCGACTTCGACGTCCTCTCCGAGCGCCGCGTGCAGGAGATCCTCCAGGAGCAGAACTTCCTCAACGTGATCCAGTCCGAGCGCGAGGGTCGCGGACGCGGCCGCGGCGCCCACGCCAAACACCGCCTGCTCGAGAACCCTTCGATCGTCAAGAAGGTGCTGCTGCGCGACGCGCGGCTCGCGCCGCTCGAGGACGCGGACGCCGCGGATCGCGAGGACAGCGCGGGTACCGGACCGCAGCCGTAA
- the folP gene encoding dihydropteroate synthase, with protein sequence MHTVDAAGLKIGDDHPPRIMGVLNVSEESPYDPSVYDDPGEAAAYVDEDLIGEGADIVDIGLESANKRFEVLSAEEELDRLHIALETIESVSGDAVFSIETRYAEVADEALSRGFDMVNDICGFADPAMPTVCEDRDAAVAKMASPPNLERPGAVEETDWAARKSAEWAAEADYVEKVYEALKQNGLTDKTIVDPAFGGWSEAQTLEDDRETFRRLREFRALGQPMLVSINRKNFLGEIADRETEERLPVSLAATSMAVERGAHVIRTHDVAETRDAALIGDAFTERANVATEDFSLSRLDVRSTRQFRRHLAERGVDPEVVDEWPTYLLEIEGLTADRRERLTAATADAAASVHLGNSNTVLLSGDAGSISDISTRLRGDDAVMDRLATELDNVL encoded by the coding sequence ATGCACACGGTCGACGCAGCGGGACTGAAGATCGGCGACGACCACCCGCCCCGGATCATGGGCGTCCTGAACGTCAGCGAGGAATCCCCCTACGATCCGAGCGTCTACGACGACCCCGGCGAGGCCGCCGCGTACGTCGACGAGGACCTGATCGGCGAGGGGGCCGACATCGTCGATATCGGCCTCGAGTCCGCGAACAAGCGCTTCGAAGTGCTCTCGGCCGAGGAGGAACTCGACCGACTTCACATCGCGCTCGAGACCATCGAGAGCGTCTCCGGCGACGCCGTCTTCTCGATCGAAACTCGCTACGCCGAGGTGGCCGACGAGGCCCTCTCGCGGGGGTTCGACATGGTCAACGACATCTGCGGCTTCGCGGACCCGGCGATGCCGACCGTCTGCGAGGACCGCGACGCCGCCGTCGCGAAAATGGCGAGCCCGCCGAACCTCGAGCGGCCGGGCGCGGTCGAGGAGACCGACTGGGCCGCTCGGAAATCCGCGGAGTGGGCCGCCGAGGCCGACTACGTCGAAAAGGTCTACGAGGCGCTCAAGCAAAACGGGCTCACGGACAAGACGATCGTCGACCCAGCGTTCGGCGGCTGGAGCGAGGCTCAAACGCTCGAGGACGACCGCGAGACGTTCCGCCGACTGCGGGAGTTCCGGGCGCTCGGCCAACCGATGCTGGTGTCGATCAACCGGAAGAACTTCCTCGGCGAGATCGCGGACCGGGAGACCGAGGAGCGACTGCCGGTCAGCCTCGCGGCCACGTCGATGGCCGTCGAACGCGGCGCCCACGTGATCCGCACGCACGACGTCGCCGAGACGCGCGACGCCGCCCTGATCGGCGACGCCTTCACCGAACGCGCGAACGTCGCGACCGAGGACTTCTCGCTGTCCCGACTCGACGTCCGATCGACGCGCCAGTTCCGCCGACACCTCGCCGAGCGCGGCGTCGATCCCGAGGTCGTAGACGAGTGGCCAACATATCTCCTCGAAATTGAGGGATTAACCGCGGACCGGCGGGAGCGTCTGACGGCGGCGACGGCGGACGCGGCCGCTTCCGTGCACCTTGGTAACAGTAATACCGTATTACTGTCGGGAGACGCGGGCTCGATTTCGGACATCTCAACGCGTCTTCGCGGAGATGATGCCGTTATGGATCGATTAGCAACGGAACTCGACAACGTACTATAG
- a CDS encoding 6-hydroxymethylpterin diphosphokinase MptE-like protein yields MEFDDWEPVYDAILRDFGYDRTGDERARDVLASLTDPFDLALLGSVRDATVAIAGAGPSLEDEGELERAREADVVFAASTAADVLRSHDIAVDCMVTDLDKNPDTVRRLTDRGVPVAVHAHGDNVPAVREVVPDCADAFVLPTTQAAPRDHVRNFGGFTDGDRAAFLADYLGARELVFVGWNFDDSTVDAAKARKLEWAERLLYWLESRRDERFAVLDGRRDAIVTGPLPID; encoded by the coding sequence ATGGAGTTCGACGATTGGGAGCCGGTCTACGACGCGATCCTTCGGGACTTCGGCTACGACCGTACCGGCGACGAACGAGCACGCGACGTTCTGGCGTCCCTGACCGACCCGTTCGATCTCGCACTGCTGGGGTCCGTTCGGGACGCCACCGTCGCGATCGCCGGCGCCGGACCGTCGCTCGAGGACGAAGGAGAACTCGAGCGGGCCCGCGAGGCCGACGTCGTGTTCGCGGCGTCGACGGCGGCGGACGTCCTCCGATCGCACGATATCGCCGTCGACTGCATGGTCACGGATCTGGACAAGAACCCCGACACCGTGCGGCGGTTGACCGACCGCGGCGTGCCGGTCGCGGTGCACGCCCACGGCGACAACGTCCCGGCCGTTCGGGAGGTCGTCCCCGACTGCGCCGACGCGTTCGTCCTGCCGACGACCCAGGCCGCGCCGCGGGATCACGTCCGAAACTTCGGCGGGTTCACCGACGGCGACCGCGCCGCGTTCCTCGCGGATTACCTCGGCGCTCGAGAGCTCGTCTTCGTCGGCTGGAACTTCGACGACTCTACTGTCGACGCCGCGAAAGCGCGGAAACTCGAGTGGGCCGAGCGGCTCCTGTACTGGCTCGAGTCCCGCCGCGACGAGCGCTTCGCGGTGCTGGACGGCCGACGGGACGCGATCGTGACGGGGCCGCTGCCGATCGACTGA
- a CDS encoding TIGR04024 family LLM class F420-dependent oxidoreductase, with the protein MTDRSLHLPVAAQPSLEALVDLARLGERRGYEFAWLPETWGRDAVTILATIARETDDIGLGPSVVNVYSRSPALLGQTAATLQEASDGRLRMGIAPSGPAVIEGWHGLEFDRPLRRTREYIDVMRAVLSGERVEYDGDIFSLSGFRLRCDPPAEPVPIDAAGMGPKAVELAGRFADGWHAILFTPDGLEERLEDLRRGADLGDRDPDDVRVTLSVTACALEDGDRARELARQHLAFYVGAMGTYYRESLARQGYADEAEAIAAAWANGNQEAALEAIPDALLSDLAAVGTPERAREELRKFEQLEGVDEIGIGFPRGASRDELEATIAALAPDEIE; encoded by the coding sequence ATGACGGATCGAAGTCTCCACCTCCCGGTCGCCGCACAGCCCAGCCTCGAGGCGCTCGTCGATCTCGCCCGACTCGGCGAGCGCCGCGGCTACGAGTTCGCCTGGCTCCCCGAGACGTGGGGCCGCGACGCCGTCACCATTCTCGCGACGATCGCCCGCGAGACCGACGACATCGGCCTCGGCCCGAGCGTCGTCAACGTCTACTCGCGGTCGCCCGCGCTGCTCGGCCAGACCGCCGCAACCTTGCAGGAGGCGTCCGACGGCCGCCTTCGGATGGGGATCGCGCCCAGCGGCCCCGCCGTCATCGAGGGCTGGCACGGCCTCGAGTTCGACCGGCCGCTTCGGCGCACCCGCGAGTACATCGACGTTATGCGGGCGGTCCTCTCCGGCGAGCGCGTCGAGTACGACGGCGATATATTCTCGCTGTCGGGCTTTCGGCTGCGCTGCGACCCGCCCGCGGAACCGGTCCCGATCGACGCCGCCGGAATGGGGCCGAAGGCCGTCGAACTCGCCGGCCGCTTCGCCGACGGCTGGCACGCGATCCTCTTCACCCCCGACGGACTCGAGGAGCGCCTCGAGGACCTCCGTCGCGGCGCCGACCTCGGCGACCGAGATCCGGACGACGTCCGCGTGACGCTCTCCGTTACCGCCTGCGCCCTCGAGGACGGCGACCGCGCCCGGGAGCTGGCTCGCCAGCACCTCGCGTTCTACGTCGGCGCGATGGGGACCTACTATCGAGAGTCGCTGGCCCGGCAGGGCTACGCGGACGAAGCCGAGGCGATCGCCGCGGCCTGGGCGAACGGCAATCAGGAGGCGGCGCTCGAGGCGATTCCGGACGCGCTCCTTTCCGACCTCGCGGCCGTCGGGACGCCCGAGCGCGCCCGCGAGGAACTCCGCAAGTTCGAACAACTCGAGGGCGTCGACGAGATCGGAATCGGATTCCCGCGGGGCGCCTCGAGGGACGAGCTCGAGGCGACGATCGCGGCGCTCGCACCGGACGAAATTGAGTGA